A part of Odontesthes bonariensis isolate fOdoBon6 chromosome 23, fOdoBon6.hap1, whole genome shotgun sequence genomic DNA contains:
- the g6pc1a.2 gene encoding glucose-6-phosphatase catalytic subunit 1 isoform X2, whose product MLSEIMDAVQGFGVSSTHYLQTNYEDAQGLFLWVSWAADLRNTFFIFFPLWFHLRSSVGIKLIWVAVIGDWLNLVFKWILFGERPYWWVHETAHYADVVRPHIEQYPMTCETGPGSPSGHAMGAAGIYYTLVTSILAIMTSKKLLCVFGRYLKAVLWTVFWGVQVCVCLSRVFIAAHFPHQVVAGVLTGMIVAEAFNRTQWIYNASMRKYFYTTLFLTSFAVGFYLLLKALGVDLLWTLDKAQKWCVRAEWVHLDSTPFASLLRNMGTLFGLGLGLHSPLYTETKKSSSASLKAGCIISSLLLLHLFDSFKPPTHTAALFYLLSFCKSATVPLVTVSIIPYCVNRALSLQNKKGL is encoded by the exons ATGCTCAGTGAAATAATGGACGCCGTGCAGGGTTTCGGGGTGAGCAGCACCCACTACCTGCAGACCAACTATGAGGATGCCCAGGGCTTGTTTCTCTGGGTGTCCTGGGCGGCAGACCTCAGGAACACCTTCTTCATCTTCTTCCCGCTTTGGTTTCACCTGCGGTCGTCAGTGGGCATTAAACTCATCTGGGTGGCAGTGATCGGAGACTGGCTGAACTTGGTTTTTAAATG GATCCTGTTTGGGGAGAGGCCGTACTGGTGGGTCCACGAGACGGCTCACTATGCAGATGTGGTTCGCCCTCACATTGAGCAGTATCCCATGACCTGCGAGACCGGGCCAG GCAGCCCCTCCGGCCACGCTATGGGAGCTGCAGGAATCTACTACACCCTGGTGACCTCCATCCTCGCCATCATGACCAGCAAGAAG cttctttgtgtttttggcAGGTATCTGAAGGCTGTTCTGTGGACGGTGTTTTGGGgagtccaggtgtgtgtgtgcctctCCAGAGTCTTCATTGCTGCTCACTTCCCTCATCAGGTCGTCGCTGGAGTTCTCACAG GCATGATCGTGGCTGAGGCCTTCAACAGAACCCAGTGGATCTACAACGCCAGCATGAGGAAGTACTTCTACACGACCCTCTTCTTGACCAGCTTCGCCGTCGGCTTCTACCTCCTGCTCAAAGCTCTGGGCGTGGACCTGCTGTGGACCCTGGACAAAGCCCAGAAGTGGTGCGTCAGAGCAGAGTGGGTCCACCTGGACAGCACACCCTTCGCCAGCCTGCTGCGCAACATGGGCACCCTGTTCGGGCTGGGCCTGGGCCTGCACTCGCCCCTCTACACCGAGACCAAAAAGAGCAGCAGCGCATCGCTCAAAGCGGGATGCATCATCAGCTCTTTGCTCCTCCTGCACCTGTTTGACTCCTTCAAGCCCCCCACGCACACCGCTGCCCTCTTCTACCTGCTGTCCTTCTGTAAAAGCGCCACCGTGCCTCTGGTCACGGTCAGCATCATCCCGTACTGCGTGAACAGAGCTCTGAGCCTGCAGAACAAAAAGGGATTGTGA
- the g6pc1a.1 gene encoding glucose-6-phosphatase a, catalytic subunit, tandem duplicate 1 isoform X2: MDLLHSWGVELAVHLQTRYSRYEGLFSLASTVADLHTTFFFLFPIWFHLRRDTGLRLIWVAVIGDWLNLVLKWVLFGERPYWWVHETQFYGAGRAPSLQQFPITCETGPVWASFQLLQMGLWALMALVELVVCMSRVYMAAHFPHQVIAGLIAGVLVAEIVSKRKWIYNASLKKYFFATLFLTSFAVGFDLVLKTLGVDLLWTLDKAQKWCVRPEWVHLDSTPFASLLRNMGTLFGLGLGLHSPLYNGTERKSMSATFKIGCIIISVFLLQLLDGWTFSSDNHGIFYVLSFCKSATALLIPTTLVPWALCMICNAKTDKKNL, from the exons ATGGATCTTCTCCACAGCTGGGGGGTTGAGCTGGCGGTTCATCTGCAGACCAGATACAGCAGATATGAGGGCTTATTCAGCCTGGCGTCCACAGTGGCTGATCTGCACACAACGTTCTTTTTCCTGTTCCCGATCTGGTTCCACCTGCGGAGGGATACGGGGCTCAGGCTAATCTGGGTCGCAGTCATCGGAGACTGGCTCAACTTGGTGCTCAAATG GGTTCTTTTTGGGGAGAGACCCTACTGGTGGGTTCATGAGACCCAGTTTTACGGAGCGGGCCGAGCCCCTTCGCTGCAGCAGTTTCCCATCACGTGTGAGACTGGACCAG tttgggCCAGTTTTCA ATTGTTGCAGATGGGCTTGTGGGCGCTCATGGCCCTGGTGGAGCTGGTGGTTTGCATGTCCAGAGTCTACATGGCCGCGCACTTCCCCCACCAGGTTATTGCAGGACTCATTGCAG GCGTACTCGTGGCTGAGATTGTCTCAAAGCGGAAATGGATCTACAATGCCAGCTTGAAAAAGTACTTCTTCGCCACTCTCTTCTTGACCTCCTTTGCCGTTGGCTTTGACCTCGTGCTAAAAACTCTGGGCGTGGACCTTCTCTGGACCCTGGACAAAGCCCAGAAATGGTGCGTCAGACCAGAGTGGGTCCACCTGGACAGCACACCCTTCGCCAGCCTGCTGCGCAACATGGGCACCCTGTTTGGTCTGGGCCTGGGGCTGCATTCCCCTCTCTACAATGGCACCGAGAGGAAGAGCATGAGTGCCACCTTCAAGATAGGATGCATCATCATCTCTGTGTTTCTGCTTCAGCTGTTGGACGGATGGACATTTTCCTCGGACAACCATGGAATTTTCTACGTCCTGTCTTTCTGTAAGAGTGCAACTGCTCTTTTAATCCCAACCACACTGGTCCCTTGGGCTCTCTGCATGATTTGTAATGCAAAGACAGACAAGAAAAACTTGTGA
- the g6pc1a.1 gene encoding glucose-6-phosphatase a, catalytic subunit, tandem duplicate 1 isoform X1, with the protein MDLLHSWGVELAVHLQTRYSRYEGLFSLASTVADLHTTFFFLFPIWFHLRRDTGLRLIWVAVIGDWLNLVLKWVLFGERPYWWVHETQFYGAGRAPSLQQFPITCETGPGSPSGHAMGAAGVWYVMVTALLSIATEKQCQPSFYKLLQMGLWALMALVELVVCMSRVYMAAHFPHQVIAGLIAGVLVAEIVSKRKWIYNASLKKYFFATLFLTSFAVGFDLVLKTLGVDLLWTLDKAQKWCVRPEWVHLDSTPFASLLRNMGTLFGLGLGLHSPLYNGTERKSMSATFKIGCIIISVFLLQLLDGWTFSSDNHGIFYVLSFCKSATALLIPTTLVPWALCMICNAKTDKKNL; encoded by the exons ATGGATCTTCTCCACAGCTGGGGGGTTGAGCTGGCGGTTCATCTGCAGACCAGATACAGCAGATATGAGGGCTTATTCAGCCTGGCGTCCACAGTGGCTGATCTGCACACAACGTTCTTTTTCCTGTTCCCGATCTGGTTCCACCTGCGGAGGGATACGGGGCTCAGGCTAATCTGGGTCGCAGTCATCGGAGACTGGCTCAACTTGGTGCTCAAATG GGTTCTTTTTGGGGAGAGACCCTACTGGTGGGTTCATGAGACCCAGTTTTACGGAGCGGGCCGAGCCCCTTCGCTGCAGCAGTTTCCCATCACGTGTGAGACTGGACCAG GAAGCCCTTCGGGTCATGCTATGGGTGCAGCTGGTGTCTGGTATGTGATGGTGACTGCGCTGCTCTCTATTGCAACAGAAAAACAATGCCAGCCTTCATTTTACAA ATTGTTGCAGATGGGCTTGTGGGCGCTCATGGCCCTGGTGGAGCTGGTGGTTTGCATGTCCAGAGTCTACATGGCCGCGCACTTCCCCCACCAGGTTATTGCAGGACTCATTGCAG GCGTACTCGTGGCTGAGATTGTCTCAAAGCGGAAATGGATCTACAATGCCAGCTTGAAAAAGTACTTCTTCGCCACTCTCTTCTTGACCTCCTTTGCCGTTGGCTTTGACCTCGTGCTAAAAACTCTGGGCGTGGACCTTCTCTGGACCCTGGACAAAGCCCAGAAATGGTGCGTCAGACCAGAGTGGGTCCACCTGGACAGCACACCCTTCGCCAGCCTGCTGCGCAACATGGGCACCCTGTTTGGTCTGGGCCTGGGGCTGCATTCCCCTCTCTACAATGGCACCGAGAGGAAGAGCATGAGTGCCACCTTCAAGATAGGATGCATCATCATCTCTGTGTTTCTGCTTCAGCTGTTGGACGGATGGACATTTTCCTCGGACAACCATGGAATTTTCTACGTCCTGTCTTTCTGTAAGAGTGCAACTGCTCTTTTAATCCCAACCACACTGGTCCCTTGGGCTCTCTGCATGATTTGTAATGCAAAGACAGACAAGAAAAACTTGTGA
- the psme3 gene encoding proteasome activator complex subunit 3 encodes MSSLLKVDNEIKTKVDAFRERITAEAEDLVANFFPKKLLELDHFLKDPSINISELKEIHSEINLTVPDPILLPNLHDGLEAQNAKKRKLEDGSGDDAVTGTKVFVMPGGMMKSNGNLVDLIEKVKPEIRTLIEKCNTVKMWVQLLIPRIEDGNNFGVSIQEETVAELRTVEGEAASYLDQISRYYITRAKLVSKIAKYPHVEDYRRTVTEIDEKEYISLKIIVSELRNQYVTLHDMILKNIEKIKRPRSSNSEALY; translated from the exons ATGTCTTCGCTCCTCAAAGTGGACAATGAAATCAAAACCAAG gttGATGCTTTCAGGGAACGTATCACAGCAGAA GCAGAGGATCTAGTTGCAAATTTTTTCCCAAAGAAGTTACTGGAACTTGATCACTTTCTCAAG GATCCAAGCATAAACATCAGTGAGCTGAAGGAGATCCACTCGGAGATTAACCTGACAGTACCGGACCCCATCCTGCTCCCAAACCTCCACGACGGACTAGAAGCG CAAAATGCCAAAAAGAGGAAGCTTGAGGATGGAAGTGGGGATGATGCGG TGACCGGTACCAAGGTCTTCGTCATGCCCGGTGGGATGATGAAGAGCAATGGAAACCTTGTTGATCTGATTGAAAAGGTCAAGCCAGAGATCAGGACACTCATAGAGAAATGTAACACA GTTAAAATGTGGGTTCAGCTCCTCATCCCCAGGATAGAGGATGGGAACAACTTCGGCGTGTCGATCCAGGAGGAGACGGTAGCTGAACTCAGAACAGTTGAAGGGGAGGCGGCGTCTTACCTCGACCAAATATCAAG ATACTACATCACAAGAGCAAAGCTGGTTTCTAAAATAGCAAAATATCCACATGTG GAGGACTATCGGCGCACAGTAACAGAGATCGACGAGAAGGAGTACATCAGTCTGAAGATCATAGTGTCGGAGCTCAGAAATCAATAC GTAACGTTACACGACATGATCCTGAAGAACATCGAGAAGATCAAGAGGCCTCGAAGCAGTAATTCCGAAGCATTGTACTGA
- the g6pc1a.2 gene encoding glucose-6-phosphatase catalytic subunit 1 isoform X1: protein MLSEIMDAVQGFGVSSTHYLQTNYEDAQGLFLWVSWAADLRNTFFIFFPLWFHLRSSVGIKLIWVAVIGDWLNLVFKWILFGERPYWWVHETAHYADVVRPHIEQYPMTCETGPGSPSGHAMGAAGIYYTLVTSILAIMTSKKKHGDKKPSDKIWYLKAVLWTVFWGVQVCVCLSRVFIAAHFPHQVVAGVLTGMIVAEAFNRTQWIYNASMRKYFYTTLFLTSFAVGFYLLLKALGVDLLWTLDKAQKWCVRAEWVHLDSTPFASLLRNMGTLFGLGLGLHSPLYTETKKSSSASLKAGCIISSLLLLHLFDSFKPPTHTAALFYLLSFCKSATVPLVTVSIIPYCVNRALSLQNKKGL, encoded by the exons ATGCTCAGTGAAATAATGGACGCCGTGCAGGGTTTCGGGGTGAGCAGCACCCACTACCTGCAGACCAACTATGAGGATGCCCAGGGCTTGTTTCTCTGGGTGTCCTGGGCGGCAGACCTCAGGAACACCTTCTTCATCTTCTTCCCGCTTTGGTTTCACCTGCGGTCGTCAGTGGGCATTAAACTCATCTGGGTGGCAGTGATCGGAGACTGGCTGAACTTGGTTTTTAAATG GATCCTGTTTGGGGAGAGGCCGTACTGGTGGGTCCACGAGACGGCTCACTATGCAGATGTGGTTCGCCCTCACATTGAGCAGTATCCCATGACCTGCGAGACCGGGCCAG GCAGCCCCTCCGGCCACGCTATGGGAGCTGCAGGAATCTACTACACCCTGGTGACCTCCATCCTCGCCATCATGACCAGCAAGAAGAAACATGGTGACAAGAAACCTTCAGACAAAATCTG GTATCTGAAGGCTGTTCTGTGGACGGTGTTTTGGGgagtccaggtgtgtgtgtgcctctCCAGAGTCTTCATTGCTGCTCACTTCCCTCATCAGGTCGTCGCTGGAGTTCTCACAG GCATGATCGTGGCTGAGGCCTTCAACAGAACCCAGTGGATCTACAACGCCAGCATGAGGAAGTACTTCTACACGACCCTCTTCTTGACCAGCTTCGCCGTCGGCTTCTACCTCCTGCTCAAAGCTCTGGGCGTGGACCTGCTGTGGACCCTGGACAAAGCCCAGAAGTGGTGCGTCAGAGCAGAGTGGGTCCACCTGGACAGCACACCCTTCGCCAGCCTGCTGCGCAACATGGGCACCCTGTTCGGGCTGGGCCTGGGCCTGCACTCGCCCCTCTACACCGAGACCAAAAAGAGCAGCAGCGCATCGCTCAAAGCGGGATGCATCATCAGCTCTTTGCTCCTCCTGCACCTGTTTGACTCCTTCAAGCCCCCCACGCACACCGCTGCCCTCTTCTACCTGCTGTCCTTCTGTAAAAGCGCCACCGTGCCTCTGGTCACGGTCAGCATCATCCCGTACTGCGTGAACAGAGCTCTGAGCCTGCAGAACAAAAAGGGATTGTGA